DNA from Onychomys torridus chromosome 1, mOncTor1.1, whole genome shotgun sequence:
TGTCCTATGTGGCTACAACTCcaattatgaatatatatattgcaCTAGATCCGAAGCTGGGCTCAGTGACATTGACACAGTTTGTAGAGAACACTCATGAGAAGTCTATCATGTAAAACTGCCTCTGGTGGCCATTCCAGACTAACTGTGTCTGGCCCTTGTGATCCTGCACCCTGGAGGGATGTGTGGGTACAGCTCAATGACCAAGACAAAAACCTTTTGGTGGAAAcctcatgcgtgtgtgtgtgtgtgtgtgtgtgtgtgtgtgtgtgtgtgtgtggtatgcactgtgttttgtgtgtatgtgtatatatgtgtgtgtgcatgttttatttatgtagtgCGTGTATTTTTGTTGGTGCTGCATGTCATGGTGCATGTTATAGTCGGAGGACAGCTTGCGGAAGTCTGTGTTCTTCTTCTGCTGCCTATgcagttcccagggatccaatgcAGGTTGTCAGGCCCTTCATCTGCTGACCATCTGGCCAGCCCAGGCCTTCTCACTGACCTAGAGCTGGCCATGTGGCTGGCTAGGCTGCCTGGTCAGGGATCTCCAGGGTTATTCCTGTCTCTGGCTTCCCAACACTGGATTGTAAGTGCATGCCCCCACGCTCAGctgttttatgtgggttctgggaccaaattcatgtcctcatgcttggaaGGCACGTACTTTTACCAATGAGTCATCTCCCCAATcttgattttgtgtgtttgtgtgtgttttgtatttttgttatgttttgtttttcagtagtATTGCCTCAATATATTGCCCAGATTAGCCCTGAATTCCTAGGCTTAAGTGATCCTCAGTCTCTCCattagctgggatcacaggcatgcaccactacatccagacataataataattctttctttcttttctttcttctttttttttttttgagacaggttttctctctatacctctggctatcctagaactccctctgtagaccaggctggcctcaaactcagagatctgcctgtctctacctctcaagtgctgggattaagggtgcgTACCACTGCCACTgattcataattatttttctaaaggtaagttctctgtgtgtagctgtggctgggctggaattcactatatggaccaggctggccttggactcacagagatctgcctttcactgcctccctagtgctggaattaaagggataCATTAGCACAACCTGACAGCcataaaatcttaatttttatcTTGTACCTCCCTAATTATTGGTCCTAAATATTGATTATCCTGGGAATTATGGGACTTGCTGGCTCCAAAATCTGCTCCTGTATCCCCATACCTCCTTCAGCTCACCCCATTCTGCCCCGCTGGAGCCATCTGTCTGGGACTAGACACAGACTCCTTGGAGGTGGCCAGTGtggtcaggccagcctgggtggacCCTGTCCTACAGCACATCCCTGGAACCCCTGTCTGAGTTAAGAAGGGTGATAGTGATTCCAGGGCAAACAATGCGTGGACTACCTGAGGGATGTGGGGCTCCTGGTGGATGCGGTGGCTGTCGGCTGAGAGGTTCCTGGTTTGGGGGTTTGTGTTGAGCCCCCACTGGGTGTGGCTGGCTGAGAAGAGGTACTCATACCTGTAATGGGGACCATTGGTTGAGAGGTTCCTGGCTGGGGGGTCTGTATTGAGCCCCAACTGGGTGTGGCTGGCTGAGAAGAGGTACTCATACCTGTAATGGAGACCACTGGCTGAGAGGTTCCTGGCTGGGGGTTCTGTGTTGAGCCCCCACTGGGTGTGGCTGGCTGAGAAGAAGTACTTGTTCCTGTAATGGGGACCACTGGCTGAGAGGTTCCTGGCTGGGGGGTCTGTGTTGAGCCCCCACTGGGTGTGGATGGCTGAGAAGAAGTACTTGTTCCTGTACTGGGGACCACTGGCTGAGAGGTTCCTGGCTGGGGGTTCTGTGTTGAGCCCCCACTGGGTGTAGCTGGCTGAGAAGTACTTGTTCCTGTAATGGGGACCACTGGCTGAGAGGTCTCTGGTTTGGGGGTCTGTGTTGAGCCCCCACCAGGAATGGCTGTCTGGGGGGAGGTGCTGATTCCAAGAGTAGGGAACCCCCCAGGTGtagatgaggcagaggcagggggacttAGAGTTGTGCCTGAGGGTGGGAATGGGCCAGCACTTCCCCCAGAGCTGGTTGTAGCAGGTCCTTGAGAGGTCCCAGAGGTCGTGGGGGCTTCCAAAGTGGTGCTACTTGAAGGCCCAGCTGTTCCTCCAGCTTCTGGGGGTGTAGGGGACTCTGGGGGTTGCATGGACAGAACTTGGGTTTGCCTCTGTCCTCAAATATGCCTGTCCCAGAGGAGGAGCCACCCTGCTTGGGGGCCCTGGAGCTCACCTGTGGAGGGAGGCTCCTGCTCTGGCACTTGGATCTCAACAACAGTGGTGGCTGTGTCCTTAGTCACAGTACTGGTAGCTTCTACCTGGGTCAGGAAAGGAGCTTGTTCCTCCTGGGTCCCTCTTTACCCCACACCTTTGATCCCCTTATTCCACACTCCACCTGTACATAGATGACTTCTGCACGCTTCATAGCCACAGTGGTCAGCATGACATCCTCGTTCATCTTGAAATCTGAGGAGTTGGTGATTCGATATGTGATGTCTGAGTTGAGGTCCTAAGTGAGACTGTAGTGAGACCTGGGCTTGGGTGCCCTACTGTCCATCCCAAGCTGCCCACACAGAGAACTAGAGTCCAGGCATATTTAGAGAGTTCCTAGGTGGTCAGGAAGGGACTGCATACCGGGAAGCCTGGGTACTGAGCCTGGATCCTCAGGATCTCAGAAGGGGAGGTCCTGTCTTTTACTTCTGTACCAGCCTCAGAACCAAGCGCCACTGTGCCATGGTACAGGCTCTGAGAGAACTGGAGTTCTCCACCACGAGCCTCCACAACGGCCTGGGTCATTGAGTAGCGGGCCATATCAGCCTGATCAGCCTGGGGAGTCAGGGGAAACAGGAATGACTAATGGGACTCATTGCAGCTGGGCTGCAGCTGGGGTTCAAGGGAATACAGGAGACCCATCTGTCATCCAGTACTGGTACCCACCCTGACCAGCAGGGTGAAGATCATGGGGCTGGGGATACTTTTGGCCATCGTGAGGTTGCCAGAGTCTGCGTTGATGATAAATGTGCCATCCGTGTTTCCTGGGAGAATTCAGGATGGAGTTTGGCGTCTGGTTCCTCTGTTGTAGGGTCCAGGTGCTATGGGGCTAGCCCTCACTCACCCGCTACAATGCTGTAGATGATAGGCTGGTTAATGCCCTGATCTCCGTCCACAGCGTAGATGGGACCGGGACTCAAGATGACGGGGGATGGCTGTAGGGATAGGGATATCTTGAGGTTGAATGACCCCAGTTCTTACTCTTTTGTTGTCCCTCAAGGCCTGAAACATGAACTGGAGCATGGGGGCAGGGGCAGTGCCTGCTGGGGGCAGGGCTGCAACCACAGCAGGGCTCAGTGGCAGCGAGAACTTAGAAAGGAAGACTTGCAGCCTCCATGTGTGCCTCTCTGCGTGCCAGTGGAGGCTGTGGTAGCGTTGGCTGGACCCCGCCTGCCCAGTAGGCTCTCATGCCTCAGGAGCCTGTCAGCTGGGCAAGGATGTAGTAGTCCCATCAGCATCAGCCCAGCCCCTAACGTCCTCCCATCCCAGCTGACATCACTGATTTGTGTCTATAGTTCCCACCAAAGGCTGGGATAGTTAATGAATGATTATTCATTCATATtagtttccaaaagaaaaaaaaaatcacaaaattgcCTAAGCCACTCAAGGAGCACAGGACCACTGCTGGATCTCTATCCTGAACCTTCTCTGACTTGGCTCTGGATTCAAGTCAGACTCTGGGCTTTCTTATTCCCCATTACCAGTATGTGTCCCGTGGGGACCACCCCATGGTACTGCGCCTGGATGCAGTAGTAGCCATCTGAGAAGGagcaaggcaggaaccagggGGTCCGTAGGTCAGCTGGAAGCACGTTCAGGACCAGGGTGGCATTGGCCGTGTGGCTGGGCTGTGTGTGTTCATCCCAAGTATCCTGTAGTAACAGCCAGCCCTGACAGGTCAGGCCCACCATGGCTTGGATAGGCCTAGACTATGCAGGACTCAGGTAGCTGTGATCTGCTTACCCGTGCCAGCAGCTTGAAGGTCATATTCTGAGTCTTGTAGAAATCGAGGGCGTGCTGCAGCCTCAGAGCAGGGTTGTTTACCCCCACGAGGGAGAAGAAGTTGCTAGCATTCTGGGAAGGGGGAAAGAGGGCACAACATGAGACTCTGGAAGGTGGAGGAACTGACACATTTATCATCAGAAGGGAAGGGTCAATAATGAGGGGGGTCAGGGGAAGCACTGACCGGGGTCACTTCTTGGAGGGTGTAAAATAGGGTGTCATCTTTGTCAGCGTCTTTGGCCTCCAGTTCTGTCTCAGGGATGACTGTTGTACCCACTCTGGTGTCCTGGGGATGGAGACAAGGTCGATCCAGCCATGCTGTGGCTTCT
Protein-coding regions in this window:
- the Cdhr5 gene encoding cadherin-related family member 5; the protein is MGAPALLWPPLLLLLFIVLFGQPPGTLGQDQVCSVSQTVFQVEENSNISKPLVNISTPKDLWVTLGSSSTPFAFKIVDNQLFLNVTPDYEEATSLEAVLECKRGEALVTVLRVFVAVLDVNDNPPVFPFTIKSYSVAEDTRVGTTVIPETELEAKDADKDDTLFYTLQEVTPNASNFFSLVGVNNPALRLQHALDFYKTQNMTFKLLARDTWDEHTQPSHTANATLVLNVLPADLRTPWFLPCSFSDGYYCIQAQYHGVVPTGHILPSPVILSPGPIYAVDGDQGINQPIIYSIVAGNTDGTFIINADSGNLTMAKSIPSPMIFTLLVRADQADMARYSMTQAVVEARGGELQFSQSLYHGTVALGSEAGTEVKDRTSPSEILRIQAQYPGFPDLNSDITYRITNSSDFKMNEDVMLTTVAMKRAEVIYVQVEATSTVTKDTATTVVEIQVPEQEPPSTESPTPPEAGGTAGPSSSTTLEAPTTSGTSQGPATTSSGGSAGPFPPSGTTLSPPASASSTPGGFPTLGISTSPQTAIPGGGSTQTPKPETSQPVVPITGTSTSQPATPSGGSTQNPQPGTSQPVVPSTGTSTSSQPSTPSGGSTQTPQPGTSQPVVPITGTSTSSQPATPSGGSTQNPQPGTSQPVVSITGEGELGDSQRFSTVDMAVLGGVLGALLLLALICLVILIHKHYRHRFNCCSGKASVRASEPPLQNGYDNVTFLPDHKASWSSTSNPQPPSGPEHAQPPSGSHSPAFSSPTPPSSAPPSPTLRAPESPKTVQAGDSPSAVRSILTKERRPEGEGGYKAVWFGKDIREEADVVVLNEPTADMDSASATGSEGSDDDDDDDDDPDQNKGPPLGAQDDSTYI